The stretch of DNA CATTTATAGTTGTCGCGAGGATGATAAATGTCTTAAATACATTTTTTAGACGCAACCTTTTCCTGAAATTGGGGACTTGTTTAAGAACATATATGTTCTTTCGAAATTGTGAGCATTTTTAAAAATGTATGAGAATTTTCTGAAATACTAGAACTTTCTAAAATTTtacaaacattttttaagaaTACTTGAACAAAATAGGAACTACAAATAAAAACTGAAAGAAACACAGTAAATGacaaaataggaaaaaaaaatgaaaaaaactTGATTAAGACCTTGTAGAAGGTTCTAAAACCAGATTCCTCTAGGGGCTAAGAAAACTGGAAGTTGTCGCCATACATGATTTGTAATTGACATGCTCCACCATAGAGTGGGGTTTTTGCTTGTGATGATGCATGAAAGTGGACGTTTGCGTCATTCGCTTGGGAGGGTGCATAAGAGCGAAGGGGGATTCGCAGGCGGGATTGTACGCACCAAGGAGTGTTCCCTCAAAACCATTCAGAGATAATGTTCACTTACGGAACAGTTCTCTTCATCGACCAACCATATCTGACAAAAATGTATTTACATTAAACGAACCGCAAATGAAATTACATCAGGCTACTTGATCTAATTGAATGTCTCTCCGTTAAATACTCTGTAATAGGACACTAGAACAGATGGCATCACAAGTCACAACACACACATGTATGAGTATATGTACTCATCTATCACCACTGAAATGAATCACTGTAGGATTGCAGGCTGGGGATCATAGGTAACTTCTAAGCCTGCAAAATCACGGGTCGTCGGCGTGGCAAGTGGCAACCCATCTAGCCGCGGTATTTCGGCGTTTCAAACCTTCAGCTGCGCCCTGACGGAACAGAGGCGGCGGCCATGTGCTGAACCCAGTAGTCGGCCAAGAACGTCTTGGCGGCGTCGAGGCTGGGGAAGTAGGGCGGCTCCAGGAACATCTGCGACAGCGGGTCCGTCCCCTCCGCCGGCACGAACAGCGCCCGGTTGCCCGACGCCTCCGCCGTGCCACACACCGCCGCCACGACCTGCCGGTACGCGAAGAAGAACCTCCGCACGGCCGCCTCCACGGCCTGGAAAGCCTGCAGCAGCTCGATCTTGCCGGCTTCCTCGCCCTCGCCGCGCCTCCGGCCGTGGTACAGCCTCATGGCCGCCTCCTGCACCCTCGGCCCGCCATTGGGGTCCGCCTCCACGCCGATCACCCACGGCACCAGCTTCTTGATGTCCCTCGTGGCGTTCGCGGCGTGCAGCAGCGCTCTGGACCGGAAGCAGAAGGACGCGTCGGTGCCGTCCGGCGCCGGCCGTATCGCGAGCTGGCTTTTGAGCCGCAGGAAGTCGTCCGGGTCCATGAGCAGGTGCAGGTCCTCGATGTCGGCGAGCAGCTTCCAGATCCGCTCCAGGATCCAGCAGtcgctcgccgccgcctcccagtCCTTCGCTTCGATCCGGCTGTTCAGGCGGGTGAGAAGCTGAGACGCAGCGCACAGCCAGGACTCAAGAATCTGGTGGATGGTGAACAGCGCCTCGTTCTCCCGGTTGCGGTAGCCGGTCTTGGCCTCCGGCGCCACCCTGGGCTTGAGGGCGTGCAGCTCGTGCGGCTGCACGACGCGGTCGTACTCCAGCACCGGCTTGCCGGCGAGGTTGGGCTCGCCGAGGCCGAGGGAGAAGGCGCAGCCCTGCATCTGGCTCTCGATGGCGTACTTGATCTTGGCCGCCAGGGTCTCGGACTTGTCCCACGCGGCGAGGCGCGGGAGCAAGCTGGCCTCACTGGCATGGCACACCACCGCAGCCGCGCTCCCCGGCAGCTGCCACACCTCCGAGGCACTCCGCTCCCGGGGGAGCACGCCCTCGGACGCGCTGAGCTCGGCCAGCGGCGCGCCGCGGTCCCCCTCGCAGAGCGcggccaccacctccacctcccgcGCGGCGAGCAACTCGAGCCGCCGCGCCAGCTCGCGGCGGCTGGCGTAGCCCCGCGGGTCGGAGAGCGCGACGGAGACGAAGCGGAAGGTGATCTCCAGCGCCTGCAGCGCGGGCTTGACCAGGCCCTCGTCGGGCCAGCCCGGGCAGCACGCGGCCTTCCACAGCCTCGACAGCTCCGGCAGCCGCAGGTACTGCTCGTACGCCTCGGCCGCCGAGCTGTCCTGCACCTTCAGCACGACCGACGCCGCCGGCGCGCGCCGCTTGTCGTCCGGCCGCACGGGCGAGAGCGGGGACAGCTTGGTCGTCGCCATTTTCTTTCAGCTCCTCAACTCTCGGGTTAACTGACAACCTCTCGTTTGAAATCTCTACCGCTCCTTGCTCGAAACAGAAACTTCGTTGCTTGTTTCTTGCTATCGGGTCGGGTGTGGCCTCGAGGATTAGAAGGCGAGGCTGCTTATATACTGCTCGtgggcgtatagatagggaggaGCGGAGCTGAGGTAGCGCGTGGCGTGTGGACCGCGGCGCGGGGTGGTTTGAAAACGAAGTCTCTCAAACCGCGGGGGTGGGCGCACGCAGAAAGCCATTGAAATTAGGGAAGCGCGGAGGAAGAAAAGGCGCTCCGAGCTTATccggagggagggagggaggcgtgGGCTGGCGGGCTGTCATCAGCTGTGATGCGCGATGCGATGCGGTTTTGTGCCGTCCGAGTCGTCGTGAACCGTGGTGTTTTCTTGCGTTCCGGCAGCGCACGTCGCTGTACCTCGTGGAACGCGGCCGTCTCTATCTATCCGCCGCtgcccatccatccatccatcctgGGCCGGCACGAGGTTCGCCGTGAAAGATGTTGGGATTATCACTTTTTTATTATATATCGCGTAGTTTAGTGGGAAAACTTCATCGATTTCTCCTTTGCTTGCGTTGGTAATTCTGTAGGTGAAGACTAATTTTGCCCTAGTAAGCGACGTTAAAATAGTTTGTGATATTGGTCGGCAATGTCGTAAGCTACGGCCGCCATTGTTTTTCGTTTGGGGATTTACCATGTACTTGCTTCCATTGAAATGCTTCCTGTATTCGGCTAGGACGGCTTTCGGTGGTTGACTTTTGTGGCTTTCTTTCTTTGGTTATTGAGCACTATTATATTCAAGGTCAATTGGTTTCCTAATGGTTTTAGTTGCATTCTTTTTATCCTCTCGGAGTGGTGAGCATGCAGATGATCTCGCCCGCCGAACTCTAAACTGCTCTCATGAATTGGATAGTACTCCCTTCATAAAGAAATATAACTttaaaaaaatttaaaatcattTAAATCACTAGAGTAATATTTGACAATTCTTTGTTTCATTCTTTTAAGCAACTACATACATTTGGACACAACTATTGTCTTCCTTCATTAATTAGGAGACTTCTCGAACTGCCTGGGCAGGTTTCACTTCAAGAAGACTGACTAACTACTTGAAATAAGGATAAGTCGCATCAACCAATGCTAAAAAATTTATGAAACAAGGCAAAAGACTTGTCATTTTTATTACTTAAGAATGGAGTTTTGCTACACACGCCGCCAAACGACAAAAGTCTAAACGAATTACTCTCGTGGCATTACATTACTTGAATACTTGTCACCCGCAATGGCCCAAAGAGACACTTCATCTTTGACGTTCCGCGTGATGATAGCCACCGGCGCCACCTTGCTCTTGAAAACGTGTGCATTCATTTCCGTCCAGATTTCCCATCCCACAAGTAGCAGTAGAGAAGACAATGTTTTCACTGGTTGAGCATTGCTAGTGAGGAGCTCATCCCACCAAGATTTAACCATGTGAAACCGATGCCAAAGAGTCATGGAGATATAAGACTGAGCAAGGAGAACATCTCATTCCAAACATGGATAGAGAACCTGCACTTGGAAACGAGGTGAGCCGCAGATTCTTGCACTTGATTGCATAACGGGCATCGGTCGTAGTTTGGCCATCCTCGATGTTGGAGCCTATCCATAGCCCAAATTCTATTTTGAGTGACTAGCCATGCAAAGAATTAAGCCTTCCAGACTGTAACATGTAAGCTTAGTGGAGTGGTTTTCATCGTTGCGAGCTTCCACATAATGCTATCCTTGACGCTCGACTGGATGAGGACGCTCGCAAGCTTCTCACAGAGGGCCGCGAATTGTTGAAGGTGCTCAAGCATCAGGACACTTTGGGTATCGATTTGAGTTATCCAGTGCCCTTTCCTTAAGGCCGTTGCTACAGATCCACCTTTCTTGCGGGATATCTCAAAAATCTTTGGAGCAATGTCTTTGGGTCTGAGACCCTGTAGCCAAGATGACTCCCAAAATTTTGCCTTAAAAAATGTTGCTATTATCATTTTTTTTATTATCAATTAATTTACAAGGAAAATTTCAACCATTTTCTCCTTTGCTTGCGTAGGTAAATTATGTAGGAGGAGAGTAAGTTTTCCCTAGCAAGAGAGGTTAATATAGTTTGTGATATTGGTGCAATGTCGTAAGCTACGGCAGCCATTGTTTTTCATTTGGGGAGTTACATTGTATGTAGTACTTGCTTGCATTGAAATGCTTCCTGGATTCAGCTAGGACGGCTTTTGGCAGTTGACTTTAGTGGCTTTCTTTCTTTGGTTTATAGTCGCATTCTTCTTATCTCCTCGGAGCGGGGAGCATGCAAATGATCTCACACTAAGATGACTCGAGTGGCTAAGGATTTGAAGATTTGGAGCAAGTCGATGTTCAGCGATGCGCGCCTCCAGCTACACCTTGCTTCGGAAATTGTCCTGAGATTAGACATAGCATAGGAAACTAGGCCCCTCTCTGATGATGAATTCCATCCGCGAAAAGCCCTCAAGCTGCGAATTTTAGGCCTGGCTGCAGTAGAGAGGGCCCGAAAAAGGCAGGCGTCCCGAATAACTTGGCTCCGGGCTGGCGATGCACCGACTGCCTTCTTTCAGGCAAAGATTAGCTCCAGAGCCCGGAAAAACTTCATCCATGCGCTGCACGGACCAGCTGGGGCAGTCACCGCACAGGAGGACAAGGAGAAACTGATCCATGATCATTTCCACTCTTTGCTGGGCTCGACGGCGCCGCGGAGTGCCACCATCAACTGGACCGCACTACAACTACCACAAATCCACGGTGGTGGCCTCGACaatcctttcacagaagaagtGTGGCTTGTGATCAAGTCCTCCCCGGCTGAGCGATCGCCGGGGCTGGACGGCTTCTCCGGCAGCTTCTTCAGATCCTGTTGGGCGCTGATCAAAAGCGACATCATGGCGGCCTTCTTTCAATTCTACAGTCTTGCTGGAAGAAACTTCGCCATGCTCAACACAGCCCTAGTAGCTCTCCTACCAAAAAAAGATGGGGCATCCACCATTAGTGATTATAGGCCTATTAGTCTGATCCACTCCATCGCCAAGCTTATCTCCAAAGTGCTGTCGATGAGGCTGGCCACGGTCATACACACCCTCGTCTCCCCAGCTCAGTCGGCCTTCCTTCGCACCAAATGCATCCATGATAGCTTCCTGTACGTCCAGAATTGCGTCAAAGCTCTCCACCGAAAAAAGACCCTAAGCTAGACATTGCCAAAGCTTTCGATAATGTGTCCTGGGAGTATATCCTTGAGCTGATGCAAAAGTTGGGGTTTAGTGCCCGCTGGAGAGACTGGATCGCTCTACTTCTCGCCACCTCATCCTCATCCTTCCTCCTCAACGGCTCGCCGGGCCGCAAGATCATCCACCGCCGaggactccggcaaggagacccCCTATCGCCCTTCCTGTTCATCTTGGCGATTGACCCGCTTCATCATCTCTTAGAAGAGGCCATGCATCGACAGCTCCTTGCCCCCCTGCCCGGCAAAGAGCTCAAGCTTAGAGTCAGTTTATACGCGGACGACGCTGTCATTTTCGCAAACCCAATATAGCAGGAGATTGATGCGCTACTAGATATTCTACGAAGCTTCGGCGAATCCACGGGCCTTCATATAAACCCCGCAAAGTCATCAGCCCTGCCAATTAGATGCGACAACGTCGACCTCGAGGAAGTGCTTCAAAATTTTGGAGGTGCAATAGGCACCTTCCCAGCCACCTACTTAGGCCTCCTTATCACCACTTCTAGATTAAGGCCAGTGCACCTACAATTCATCATAGATAGGCTTAAGGCTAGACTAGCGGGATGGAAAGGCAGACTGCTACCTATAGCTAGCCGGAGGATTCTTGTTAGATGTGTGCTCAGTGCCATGCCAACTTTTGCACTCACAGTTTTGCAGATCCCCAAGAAGCTACTGAGAGATATTGATAAGTGTAGGAGGAAATTCTTGTGGAAGCAGGAGGAGGAGATCACCGGAGCTAGTTGCAAGGTGAACTGGCCGACTGTGTGCACACCGACCATGCATGTAGGCTTGGGAATCCCTGATCTTGAGCATTTCAGTCACGCCTTGAGACTGAGATGGCTCTGGATCGCCTGGACAGACCCTAGGCGCCCTTGGCGTGGCACCATGCCGCCATGCAACGGTGAGGACATGGCCCTGTTTGCGGCTGCAACAACAATGACAATTGGCGATGGTTCGACGGCTCTGTTCTGGCACTCCCGGTGGCTTGGAGCCTGCACCCTTGCTGCGGCATAGCCGGGCCTTTACAACCACTCCAAGAGGAAGAAGCGGGCCATGCGCGACGCTATCAGGGATGATAACTGGATAAAGGACCTTAGGCACGGGGGCACACTGCCTCTGCTGCCGGAGTTCATTTGACTAAATCGCCAGATCACCACAGCTGCAATGGTGTTCAGGGATGGCACCCAGGATACCATCCGATGGAACCAGGATGCAAAGGGACAATACACAGCAAGATCGGCCTACGCGATGCAATTTCAGGGCAGGCTACGATCAAACATGGATGATCTAGTCTAGAAGACATGGGCACCGGGAAACATCAAATTCTTCGCCTGGCTGCTGCTGATGGATCGCCTGTGGACAAACGACCGCCTCTAGCGACGGGGTTGGCCAAACAACTATTTCTGCCAACTGTGTGTTCGCAGCATTGAGTCAGCACACCACCTCATATGGGGCTGCCCAGCTGCCCTGGTTGTCTGGCGATCGGTGGGGTGCAGGGGAGGATGCTCAAACTTCCTCCCGAGCGACTCCTGGACGACCTCCAGTCCGATTGAGATCGTGCACAAGATGGTCCAGGCAACGCCGATGGATTCCAGGAAAGGGGCAAAAACCACCATCCTCCTAACTTGCTGGGAAATCTGGAAAGAGCGAAATGACTGCACTTTCAAAGGCAAGCAACCAGAGCCGGGCGACATCTTCAGGGCCATCGACAACTCCGTTCAACTATGGCGCCAGGCCGGAGCCACTGGCCTGCAGAGACCCTTCTGGGATCCGCCGTGAGGAAATAGCTTTGCTTTTCTTTTCACGGCCGGAAAATCCGGTCCGTTGCTGTATGATGTACTCCTTTCCTGTACTTGGTCCTAGGACCTGAACCCCCTCATGTCATTTCTCCCACTGCTTCCTGCTAATGCAATGAAAAGCCAGCAATTGCtggatctttcaaaaaaaaaGATCTCGCCCTGATCATGTAGCTTAATTTCTCAATATATATAGCCTGCTAATGAGACATTATTTGACCATTGTTTGTTCCATAAAAAAATTGAAGGCAAATTTTCTTTCATTATTTGTCAGAAGACCACAACATTCACCTCTCTCTTTTTTTGCAGGGAGACCACAATATTCTCCAGTTACACGTTATTAATTGCGGAAATATTTTGCAATATTTCAATGAGGTTTTTGGTTACACGAAACATCAATATTTGAAATAATAGTTTTTAAAAGTATATTAGAATTTGATGTAAATAGTATAATAGAATGGAATTTTACATGCATACATGGTTGCATGTTGAAGTGAATTTTTAATATACATAGCTGCATGTTGAGGTGTGCCTTTTCCTATGCATGTTGAATGATGaggtggcatgcttgcatgttgagagaaatatgttagtgggggctagctatttagatatagaagaggTTTTTGGTTACACGAAACATCAATATTTGAAATAATAGTTTTTAGAAGTATATAAGAATTTGATGTAAATAATATAATAGAATGAAATTTTACATGCATACATGGTTGCATGTTGAAGTGAATTTTTAATATACATAGTTGCATGTTGAGGTGTGCCTTTTCCTATGCATGTTGAATGATGaggtggcatgcttgcatgttgagaaaAATATattagtgggggctagctatttagatatagaagatgaCAGGTCAACCAATTCCATTTAAGCATATGACAATTAGTTAAGGTTTCAAATGTTTAATCGTGCATATCAAGTCCAACCATTATCAATCAAACAGATTGCTTTCAAGAAAAAAAAAATCAATCAAACAGATGGAGCAGCATATCCTATTTGGCGGATTACATGTAGAAATCTCCAGACTATCACGATTTGCGGAAAAAAGAAATCAGAATTCCTTCCCTTACATTAACTTCGGTAGCCAACTTTACTGGCCGGCACAAAACCACCGAATTCCAGCCGGACGTGCAATGAAATGCTGACACGGCATGCACCCGACCCACCTCACGTTCGGCAACGCTACTTTTCTTACCCCATACGGGGGTTTGCTCGAAGTATCGACACAGTTGACCGAACCTGAAGCGC from Triticum urartu cultivar G1812 chromosome 3, Tu2.1, whole genome shotgun sequence encodes:
- the LOC125545319 gene encoding nematode resistance protein-like HSPRO1, whose translation is MATTKLSPLSPVRPDDKRRAPAASVVLKVQDSSAAEAYEQYLRLPELSRLWKAACCPGWPDEGLVKPALQALEITFRFVSVALSDPRGYASRRELARRLELLAAREVEVVAALCEGDRGAPLAELSASEGVLPRERSASEVWQLPGSAAAVVCHASEASLLPRLAAWDKSETLAAKIKYAIESQMQGCAFSLGLGEPNLAGKPVLEYDRVVQPHELHALKPRVAPEAKTGYRNRENEALFTIHQILESWLCAASQLLTRLNSRIEAKDWEAAASDCWILERIWKLLADIEDLHLLMDPDDFLRLKSQLAIRPAPDGTDASFCFRSRALLHAANATRDIKKLVPWVIGVEADPNGGPRVQEAAMRLYHGRRRGEGEEAGKIELLQAFQAVEAAVRRFFFAYRQVVAAVCGTAEASGNRALFVPAEGTDPLSQMFLEPPYFPSLDAAKTFLADYWVQHMAAASVPSGRS